Proteins co-encoded in one Papaver somniferum cultivar HN1 chromosome 5, ASM357369v1, whole genome shotgun sequence genomic window:
- the LOC113281389 gene encoding translocon-associated protein subunit beta-like — MNSKMMAAISVMMCLLSISATFASSDSPFIVANKKVSLNRLKSGIERVSVSIDIYNQGSATAYDVSLTDGEWSPSIFNLVSGNTSKSWEKLDVGSVVSHSFVLESNVKGAYHASPAVIKFRTPTKASLQEAFSSPILPLEILADRPPEKKFEWAKRLLAKYGSLVSVLTIVVSFIYLVASPSKSSGGKAGKKRR, encoded by the exons ATGAATTCAAAGATGATGGCTGCAATCTCAGTTATGATGTGTTTGTTGTCCATTTCTGCTACTTTTGCAAGTAGTGATTCTCCTTTCATCGTTGCAAACAAGAAAGTTAGTCTCAATAGGCTCAAATCTGGAATTGAACGTGTTTCTGTCTCCATCGATATCTATAATCAAGGATCCGC GACTGCTTATGATGTAAGTCTTACCGATGGCGAGTGGTCACCATCAATCTTCAACTTAGTCAGCGGGAACACTTCCAAGTCATGGGAAAAGCTCGATGT TGGTTCTGTTGTTTCTCACTCTTTTGTTCTGGAGTCCAATGTGAAAGGCGCATACCATGCCTCCCCTGCTGTCATAAAATTCAGAACTCCTACGAAGGCATCTCTACAG GAGGCGTTCTCATCCCCCATCCTGCCTTTGGAAATTCTTGCTGATAGACCTCCAGAGAAGAAGTTTGAATGG GCAAAG AGATTATTGGCAAAATACGGATCACTTGTTTCTGTCCTCACCATTGTGGTCTCATTCATATACCTGGTTGCCTCGCCATCAAAATCCAGCGGTGGAAAGGCGGGCAAGAAAAGACGTTAA